Proteins from one Streptococcus mitis B6 genomic window:
- the atpF gene encoding F0F1 ATP synthase subunit B — MHVTVGELIGNFILIAGSFILLLVLIKKFAWSNITGIFEERAEKIASDIDRAEEARQKAEVLAQKREDELAGSRKEAKTIIENAKETAEKSKASILADAKLEAGRLKEKANQEIAQNKAEALQSVKGEVADLTISLAGKIISQNLDGHAHKELIDQYIDQLGEA, encoded by the coding sequence ATGCACGTAACAGTAGGTGAATTAATTGGTAATTTTATTTTAATCGCTGGCTCTTTTATCCTTTTGCTAGTCTTGATTAAAAAATTTGCATGGTCTAATATTACAGGCATTTTCGAAGAAAGAGCTGAAAAAATTGCTTCAGATATTGACAGAGCTGAAGAAGCACGTCAAAAAGCGGAAGTATTGGCTCAAAAACGCGAAGATGAATTGGCTGGTAGCCGTAAAGAAGCTAAGACAATCATTGAGAATGCGAAAGAAACAGCTGAGAAAAGTAAAGCTAGTATTTTAGCAGATGCTAAACTAGAAGCAGGACGCTTAAAAGAAAAAGCGAACCAAGAAATTGCTCAAAATAAAGCTGAAGCTTTACAAAGCGTTAAGGGTGAGGTAGCAGATTTGACAATCAGCTTGGCTGGTAAAATCATCTCACAAAACCTTGACGGTCATGCCCATAAAGAACTCATTGATCAGTATATCGATCAGCTAGGAGAAGCTTAA
- the atpB gene encoding F0F1 ATP synthase subunit A: protein MEESINPTINIGPVTFDLTLTALTLLSVFLIFAFIYWASRNMTLKPKGKQNVLEYLYDFVIGFTEPNLGSHYIKDYSLFYLCLFLFMVIANNLGLMAKLQTTDGTNLWTSPTANLSFDLVLSFCIILMAHIEGIRRRGIKQYLKGFVTPAFMTPMNLLEEVTNFLSLALRIFGNIFAGEVMTSLLLLLSHQAIFWYPIAFGTNLVWTAFSVFISCVQAYVFTLLSSMYLGNKINDEE from the coding sequence ATGGAAGAAAGTATCAATCCAACCATCAATATTGGTCCTGTTACCTTTGATTTAACTTTGACAGCCTTGACTTTGCTGTCTGTGTTTCTGATTTTTGCATTTATCTATTGGGCAAGTCGTAATATGACGTTGAAACCCAAAGGTAAACAAAATGTACTAGAGTATCTCTATGATTTTGTAATTGGATTTACAGAACCTAACCTTGGTTCCCACTACATAAAAGATTACTCACTCTTTTACTTATGTTTATTTCTTTTTATGGTCATCGCCAATAATCTTGGTTTGATGGCTAAACTTCAAACAACAGATGGGACAAACCTTTGGACATCGCCAACTGCAAATCTTTCATTTGACCTTGTCTTGTCTTTCTGTATTATTTTGATGGCGCACATTGAGGGGATTCGTCGCCGTGGGATTAAACAATACCTAAAAGGTTTTGTAACTCCTGCATTTATGACACCGATGAATCTACTTGAAGAAGTCACGAATTTCCTTTCTCTTGCTTTGCGGATTTTTGGGAATATCTTTGCAGGTGAAGTAATGACAAGTTTGCTTCTCTTACTTTCACATCAGGCTATTTTTTGGTATCCAATCGCATTTGGAACAAACTTAGTTTGGACTGCATTTTCCGTGTTCATTTCTTGTGTACAGGCCTATGTCTTTACACTATTGTCCTCTATGTACCTAGGAAATAAAATTAATGATGAAGAGTAG
- the atpA gene encoding F0F1 ATP synthase subunit alpha: MAINAQEISALIKQQIENFKPNFDVTETGVVTYIGDGIARAHGLENAMSGELLIFENGSYGMAQNLESTDVGIIILGDFTDIREGDTIRRTGKIMEVPVGESLIGRVVDPLGRPVDGLGEIHTDKTRPVEAPAPGVMQRKSVSEPLQTGLKAIDALVPIGRGQRELIIGDRQTGKTTIAIDTILNQKGQDMICIYVAIGQKESTVRTQVETLRQYGALDYTIVVTASASQPSPLLFLAPYAGVAMAEEFMYQGKHVLIVYDDLSKQAVAYRELSLLLRRPPGREAFPGDVFYLHSRLLERSAKVSDELGGGSITALPFIETQAGDISAYIATNVISITDGQIFLGDGLFNAGIRPAIDAGSSVSRVGGSAQIKAMKKVAGTLRIDLASYRELEAFTKFGSDLDAATQAKLNRGRRTVEVLKQPVHKPLPVEKQVTILYALTHGFLDTVPVDDIVRFEEEFHAFFDAQHPEILETIRDTKDLPEEEVLDAAITEFLNQTSFQ, encoded by the coding sequence TTGGCAATTAACGCACAAGAAATCAGCGCTTTAATTAAGCAACAAATTGAAAATTTCAAACCCAATTTTGATGTGACTGAAACAGGTGTTGTAACCTATATCGGGGACGGTATCGCGCGTGCTCACGGCCTTGAAAATGCCATGAGTGGAGAGTTGTTGATTTTTGAAAACGGCTCTTATGGGATGGCTCAAAACTTGGAGTCAACAGACGTTGGTATTATCATCCTAGGTGACTTTACAGATATCCGTGAAGGCGATACAATCCGCCGTACAGGTAAAATCATGGAAGTCCCAGTAGGTGAAAGTCTGATTGGTCGTGTTGTGGACCCACTTGGCCGTCCAGTTGACGGTCTTGGAGAAATCCACACTGATAAAACTCGTCCAGTTGAAGCGCCAGCTCCTGGTGTTATGCAACGTAAATCTGTATCAGAACCATTGCAGACTGGTTTGAAAGCTATTGACGCCCTTGTACCGATTGGTCGTGGTCAACGTGAGTTGATTATCGGTGACCGTCAGACAGGGAAAACAACTATTGCGATTGACACAATCTTGAACCAAAAAGGTCAAGATATGATTTGTATCTATGTCGCGATTGGACAGAAAGAATCAACAGTTCGTACGCAAGTAGAAACACTTCGTCAGTATGGTGCCTTGGACTACACAATCGTAGTGACTGCTTCTGCTTCACAACCATCTCCATTGCTTTTCCTAGCTCCTTATGCTGGGGTTGCCATGGCAGAAGAATTTATGTACCAAGGGAAGCATGTTTTGATTGTTTATGATGATTTATCAAAACAAGCGGTAGCTTATCGTGAACTGTCACTCTTGCTTCGTCGTCCTCCAGGTCGTGAAGCTTTCCCAGGGGATGTTTTCTATCTTCACAGCCGTTTGCTTGAGCGCTCAGCTAAAGTTTCTGATGAACTTGGTGGTGGATCAATTACAGCCCTACCATTTATCGAGACACAAGCAGGAGATATCTCTGCCTATATCGCAACCAACGTGATTTCTATCACTGATGGACAAATCTTCCTCGGTGATGGTCTCTTCAATGCGGGTATTCGTCCAGCCATCGATGCGGGTTCATCTGTATCACGTGTAGGTGGTTCTGCACAAATCAAAGCCATGAAGAAGGTTGCTGGTACACTTCGTATCGACCTTGCTTCATACCGTGAGTTGGAAGCCTTCACTAAGTTCGGTTCTGACTTGGATGCAGCAACACAGGCTAAGTTGAACCGTGGACGTCGTACAGTTGAAGTCTTGAAACAACCTGTTCACAAACCATTGCCTGTTGAGAAACAAGTAACCATTCTCTATGCTTTGACACATGGTTTCTTGGACACTGTTCCAGTAGATGATATTGTTCGTTTCGAGGAAGAGTTCCATGCCTTCTTTGATGCTCAACATCCAGAGATTTTGGAAACCATTCGTGATACAAAAGACTTGCCAGAAGAAGAAGTCTTGGATGCTGCGATTACAGAGTTTCTCAATCAAACCAGCTTCCAATAA
- a CDS encoding F0F1 ATP synthase subunit epsilon yields the protein MAQLTVQIVTPDGLVYDHHASYVSVRTLDGEMGILPRHENMIAVLAVDEVKVKRIDDEEHVNWIAVNGGVIEIANDTITIVADSAERARDIDISRAERAKLRAEREIEEAQDKHLIDQERRAKIALQRAINRINVGNRL from the coding sequence ATGGCTCAGTTAACTGTCCAGATCGTGACACCAGATGGTCTCGTCTATGATCACCATGCCAGCTATGTATCGGTTCGAACTCTGGATGGTGAGATGGGGATCTTGCCACGACATGAAAATATGATTGCGGTTTTAGCAGTTGATGAAGTAAAGGTAAAACGTATTGATGATGAAGAACACGTGAACTGGATTGCAGTAAACGGAGGCGTTATTGAAATTGCCAATGATACCATCACAATCGTTGCTGACTCTGCAGAACGTGCTCGAGATATCGATATCAGTCGTGCAGAACGTGCCAAACTTCGAGCAGAGCGTGAAATTGAAGAAGCACAAGACAAACACTTGATTGACCAAGAACGTCGTGCTAAGATTGCTTTGCAACGTGCCATTAACCGGATTAATGTCGGAAATAGACTATAA
- a CDS encoding F0F1 ATP synthase subunit delta — protein MDKKTVKVIEKYSMPFVQLVLEKGEEDHIFSDLAQIKQVAEETGLPSFLKKVAVDESDKEKIIAFFQDSVSPLLQNLIQVLIYNHRANLFYDVLVDCLNRLEKETNRFEVTITSAHPLTDEQKSRLLPLIEKKMSLKVRSVKEQIDESLIGGFVIFANHKTIDVSIKQQLKVVKENLK, from the coding sequence ATGGACAAGAAAACAGTAAAGGTAATTGAAAAATACAGCATGCCTTTTGTCCAATTGGTTTTAGAAAAAGGGGAAGAAGATCATATCTTTTCAGACTTAGCTCAAATCAAGCAAGTTGCTGAAGAAACAGGTTTACCTTCTTTTTTAAAAAAAGTGGCAGTAGACGAGTCTGACAAGGAAAAAATAATTGCTTTCTTCCAAGACTCTGTGTCACCTTTATTGCAAAACTTGATCCAGGTTCTTATCTACAATCACAGAGCAAATCTTTTTTATGATGTGCTTGTAGATTGCTTGAACCGACTTGAAAAAGAAACAAATCGATTTGAAGTGACGATTACTTCAGCTCATCCTTTAACTGATGAACAAAAGAGTCGTTTGCTCCCTTTGATTGAGAAAAAAATGTCTCTGAAAGTAAGGAGTGTAAAAGAACAAATCGATGAAAGTCTCATTGGTGGTTTTGTCATTTTTGCCAATCACAAGACAATTGATGTGAGTATTAAACAACAACTTAAAGTTGTTAAAGAAAATTTGAAATAG
- a CDS encoding F0F1 ATP synthase subunit gamma — translation MAVSLNDIKTKIASTKNTSQITNAMQMVSAAKLGRSEEAARNFQVYAQKVRKLLTDILHGNGAGGSTNPMLISRPVKKTGYIVITSDRGLVGGYNSSILKAVMELKEEYHPDGKGFEMICIGGMGADFFKARGIQPLYELRGLADQPSFDEVRKIISKTVEMYQNELFDELYVCYNHHVNTLTSQMRVEQMLPIVDLDPNEADDSYSLTFELETSREEILEQLLPQFAESMIYGAIIDAKTAENAAGMTAMQTATDNAKKVINDLTIQYNRARQAAITQEITEIVAGASALE, via the coding sequence ATGGCAGTATCTCTAAATGATATTAAAACAAAAATCGCCTCAACAAAAAATACGAGTCAAATCACTAATGCCATGCAAATGGTATCAGCTGCTAAGCTTGGTCGCTCTGAAGAAGCTGCTCGTAACTTCCAAGTTTACGCTCAGAAGGTTCGTAAACTTTTGACAGATATCCTACATGGTAATGGAGCTGGTGGTTCAACCAATCCGATGTTGATTAGCCGTCCAGTTAAGAAGACTGGCTATATCGTCATTACTTCAGACCGCGGTTTGGTTGGAGGGTATAATTCTTCTATTTTGAAAGCCGTTATGGAGTTAAAAGAAGAATACCATCCAGATGGTAAAGGATTTGAAATGATCTGTATCGGTGGAATGGGAGCTGATTTCTTTAAAGCTCGCGGTATTCAACCACTTTATGAACTACGTGGCTTGGCAGATCAACCAAGTTTTGATGAAGTTCGTAAGATTATTTCAAAAACTGTTGAAATGTATCAAAATGAGCTCTTTGATGAGCTTTATGTCTGCTACAACCACCATGTCAATACGCTAACCAGTCAAATGCGTGTGGAACAAATGCTTCCGATTGTTGACTTAGATCCAAATGAAGCGGATGACAGTTACAGCTTGACCTTTGAATTGGAAACTAGCCGAGAAGAAATTTTGGAGCAGTTGTTGCCTCAGTTTGCAGAAAGTATGATTTATGGTGCTATTATCGATGCTAAGACAGCTGAAAATGCTGCGGGTATGACAGCCATGCAAACAGCGACAGATAATGCTAAGAAAGTCATTAATGATTTGACAATTCAGTATAACCGTGCCAGACAGGCGGCGATTACACAAGAAATTACAGAAATCGTAGCAGGAGCTAGTGCCTTAGAATAG
- the atpD gene encoding F0F1 ATP synthase subunit beta, translating into MSSGKIAQVIGPVVDVLFAAGEELPEINNALVVYKNDERKTKIVLEVALELGDGMVRTIAMESTDGLTRGMEVLDTGRPISVPVGKETLGRVFNVLGDTIDLEAPFTEDAERQPIHKKAPTFDELSTSSEILETGIKVIDLLAPYLKGGKVGLFGGAGVGKTVLIQELIHNIAQEHGGISVFTGVGERTREGNDLYWEMKESGVIEKTAMVFGQMNEPPGARMRVALTGLTIAEYFRDVEGQDVLLFIDNIFRFTQAGSEVSALLGRMPSAVGYQPTLATEMGQLQERITSTKKGSVTSIQAIYVPADDYTDPAPATAFAHLDSTTNLERKLVQLGIYPAVDPLASSSRALAPEIVGEEHYAVAAEVKRVLQRYHELQDIIAILGMDELSDEEKTLVARARRIQFFLSQNFNVAEQFTGQPGSYVPVAETVRGFKEILDGKHDHLPEDAFRGVGSIEDVIAKAEKMGF; encoded by the coding sequence ATGAGTTCAGGTAAAATTGCTCAGGTTATCGGTCCCGTTGTAGACGTCTTGTTTGCAGCAGGGGAAGAACTTCCTGAGATTAACAATGCACTTGTCGTCTACAAAAATGACGAAAGAAAAACAAAAATCGTCCTTGAAGTAGCCTTGGAGTTGGGAGATGGTATGGTCCGTACTATCGCCATGGAATCAACAGATGGTTTGACTCGTGGAATGGAAGTATTGGACACAGGTCGTCCAATCTCTGTGCCAGTAGGTAAAGAAACTTTGGGACGTGTCTTCAATGTTTTGGGAGATACCATTGACTTGGAAGCTCCTTTTACAGAAGATGCAGAGCGTCAGCCAATTCATAAAAAAGCTCCAACTTTTGATGAGTTGTCTACCTCTTCTGAAATCCTTGAAACAGGGATTAAGGTTATCGACCTTCTTGCCCCTTACCTTAAAGGTGGTAAAGTTGGACTTTTCGGTGGTGCCGGAGTTGGTAAAACCGTCTTAATTCAAGAATTGATTCACAACATTGCCCAAGAACACGGTGGTATTTCAGTATTTACCGGTGTTGGGGAACGTACTCGTGAAGGGAACGACCTTTACTGGGAAATGAAAGAATCAGGCGTTATCGAGAAAACAGCCATGGTATTTGGTCAGATGAATGAGCCACCTGGAGCACGTATGCGTGTTGCCCTTACTGGTTTGACAATCGCTGAATACTTCCGTGATGTAGAAGGCCAAGACGTGCTTCTCTTTATCGATAATATCTTCCGTTTCACTCAGGCTGGTTCAGAAGTATCTGCCCTTTTGGGTCGTATGCCATCAGCCGTTGGTTACCAACCAACACTTGCTACGGAAATGGGTCAATTGCAAGAGCGTATCACATCAACCAAGAAGGGGTCTGTAACCTCTATCCAGGCTATCTATGTGCCAGCGGATGACTATACTGACCCAGCGCCAGCAACAGCTTTCGCTCACTTGGATTCAACAACCAACTTGGAACGTAAGTTGGTACAATTGGGTATCTACCCAGCCGTTGATCCACTTGCTTCAAGCTCACGTGCCTTGGCACCTGAAATCGTTGGAGAAGAGCACTATGCAGTTGCTGCTGAAGTAAAACGTGTCCTTCAACGTTACCATGAGTTGCAAGATATCATTGCTATCCTTGGTATGGATGAGCTTTCTGATGAAGAAAAGACTTTGGTTGCTCGTGCCCGTCGTATCCAGTTCTTCTTGTCACAAAACTTCAACGTTGCGGAACAATTTACTGGTCAGCCTGGTTCTTATGTTCCAGTTGCTGAAACTGTACGTGGCTTTAAGGAAATCCTTGATGGTAAACATGACCACTTGCCAGAAGATGCCTTCCGTGGTGTAGGTTCTATCGAAGATGTAATTGCAAAAGCTGAAAAAATGGGATTTTAA
- a CDS encoding F0F1 ATP synthase subunit C: MNLTFFGLCLACMGVSLGEGMLMNGLLKSVARQPDIIAEFRSLMFLGVAFIEGTFFVTLVFSFIIK; encoded by the coding sequence ATGAATTTAACATTTTTCGGTCTATGTCTTGCCTGTATGGGTGTATCTCTTGGTGAGGGTATGTTGATGAATGGTTTGTTGAAATCAGTAGCTCGCCAACCAGATATTATCGCTGAGTTTCGTAGTTTGATGTTTTTAGGGGTTGCCTTTATTGAAGGAACTTTCTTCGTAACTCTTGTCTTCTCATTTATTATTAAATAA